A window of Methanobacterium veterum contains these coding sequences:
- the grpE gene encoding nucleotide exchange factor GrpE, translating into MTDKDELKTLKNDLKEKESEIEDLNKQIEEKDQKIDDYFSQLQRLQADFENYKRRSEKDIDSFRKYANEGLIIKLIDTYEDLERALKSSEKGENLKEGVELIYKNLKNVLEKEGLEEIPTTGEKFDPFKHEALMTENHEDYESGVVTEELAKGYSLKSKVIKCAMVKVCKK; encoded by the coding sequence ATGACTGATAAAGATGAGTTAAAAACGCTAAAAAATGATCTGAAAGAGAAAGAATCAGAAATTGAAGATCTAAACAAGCAGATTGAAGAAAAGGATCAGAAAATCGATGATTATTTCTCACAACTGCAGCGTCTTCAGGCTGATTTTGAAAACTACAAGAGAAGATCAGAAAAAGATATTGACAGCTTCAGAAAGTATGCCAATGAAGGCCTGATTATCAAATTGATAGACACTTATGAAGACCTAGAAAGAGCCCTAAAATCAAGTGAAAAAGGTGAAAACCTCAAAGAAGGTGTCGAATTAATCTATAAAAACCTTAAAAATGTACTTGAAAAAGAAGGACTTGAAGAAATTCCAACTACCGGTGAAAAATTCGACCCATTTAAACATGAAGCATTGATGACAGAAAACCATGAAGACTATGAAAGTGGGGTCGTAACCGAAGAACTTGCAAAGGGATACTCCCTCAAATCAAAAGTAATCAAATGTGCAATGGTTAAAGTTTGCAAAAAATAA
- a CDS encoding ArsR/SmtB family transcription factor: protein MDLEAILDVMGCKTRRDILILLTGEPRFVSEISKELEIGQKAIIEHLKAMEELGLLKSSFQKIERGRPRKYYDISQKVEIQICIDRDTIKMDVKGDDFSKLQEIEARFSLGHEDVIEDLEELIDRYDKAKKYAEILLMEAKRRKNIIKLLEGNIERPY, encoded by the coding sequence ATGGATCTTGAAGCAATACTTGATGTCATGGGATGTAAGACAAGAAGAGATATACTAATTTTATTAACAGGGGAGCCCCGTTTTGTAAGTGAAATATCAAAAGAACTTGAAATAGGGCAAAAAGCTATTATTGAACATTTAAAGGCAATGGAAGAGTTAGGACTTTTAAAATCTTCTTTTCAAAAGATAGAACGAGGTCGCCCTAGAAAATATTATGATATATCTCAAAAAGTCGAAATTCAGATATGTATAGATAGGGATACTATCAAAATGGACGTTAAAGGGGATGATTTCTCAAAATTACAGGAGATAGAGGCCCGGTTCAGTTTAGGGCATGAAGATGTAATTGAAGATCTAGAAGAATTAATAGACAGATATGACAAAGCAAAAAAATATGCTGAAATATTGTTAATGGAAGCAAAGAGAAGAAAAAATATAATCAAATTATTAGAAGGGAATATTGAACGTCCCTATTAA